Proteins encoded together in one Paracidovorax wautersii window:
- a CDS encoding AraC family transcriptional regulator has product MAVPASAARDLPPLAVAATPGAFVAAIVQAYRQRGMDPARVLQRAQIAPSQWQGGAGARITAWQMEALSDGAMRELDDEALGWFSRRLPWGSYGMLARASISSPTLGVALARWCRHHALLTDDILLQLAVEGDTARVTLTERRDLGTLREFCIVSVLRNLHGVACWFIDSRLPLQSAEFPYAPPAHADAYGVMFPGPAQFHAPAAAIAFDARYLALPLTRDESALRVMLQRALPLTVLQYRRDRLLVQRVRQALAADPSAPHSAEALAERLHLSARTLHRQLKEEGASLQALKDEVRRARAVELLQRTDRPIKQVAQAAGFVNEKSFIRAFRGWTGSAPAEFRRASRMPS; this is encoded by the coding sequence ATGGCCGTTCCCGCTTCCGCCGCCCGTGATCTCCCGCCCCTGGCCGTAGCCGCCACGCCCGGCGCCTTTGTGGCCGCCATCGTTCAGGCCTACCGGCAGCGCGGCATGGACCCGGCGCGCGTGCTGCAGCGGGCACAAATCGCGCCAAGCCAGTGGCAAGGCGGGGCCGGCGCCCGCATCACCGCCTGGCAGATGGAGGCGCTGTCGGATGGCGCGATGCGCGAGCTGGACGATGAGGCGCTGGGCTGGTTCTCGCGCCGGCTGCCCTGGGGCAGCTACGGCATGCTGGCCCGCGCCTCCATCAGCTCGCCCACGCTGGGCGTGGCGCTGGCACGCTGGTGCCGGCACCACGCGCTGCTGACCGACGACATCCTGCTGCAGCTGGCCGTGGAGGGCGACACCGCCCGCGTCACCCTCACCGAGCGGCGCGACCTGGGCACGCTGCGCGAGTTCTGCATCGTCTCGGTGCTGCGCAACCTGCACGGCGTGGCCTGCTGGTTCATCGACTCGCGCCTGCCGCTGCAGAGCGCGGAGTTTCCGTACGCGCCGCCCGCCCATGCCGATGCCTACGGGGTGATGTTTCCCGGGCCCGCGCAGTTCCACGCGCCGGCCGCAGCCATTGCCTTCGATGCGCGCTACCTCGCCCTGCCCCTCACGCGCGACGAGTCGGCCCTGCGCGTGATGCTGCAGCGCGCGCTGCCGCTCACCGTGCTGCAGTACCGGCGCGACCGGCTGCTGGTGCAGCGCGTGCGGCAGGCGCTGGCGGCCGATCCGTCGGCCCCGCACAGCGCCGAGGCGCTGGCCGAGCGCCTGCACCTGTCGGCCCGCACGCTGCACCGGCAGCTCAAGGAAGAAGGCGCCTCGCTGCAGGCGCTCAAGGACGAGGTGCGCCGCGCCCGCGCGGTGGAGCTGCTGCAGCGCACCGACCGGCCCATCAAGCAGGTGGCCCAGGCGGCGGGCTTCGTGAACGAGAAGAGCTTCATCCGCGCCTTCCGCGGCTGGACGGGCAGCGCGCCGGCGGAGTTCCGCCGCGCCTCGCGCATGCCGTCGTGA
- a CDS encoding histidine-type phosphatase, whose protein sequence is MPASSFRLTLSLAATALCLAACGGGGGDGDPAPAVAAGDYATKTAYQPRQPLGSYEPPPAGFAKVYTELVARHGSRGLSAMKYDDAVLNLWTRAQADGALTPLGRQMGADVERIMRANFLLGWGVAGIGTPGYGNLTQVGIAEHRGLAARLAQRDPELFAGDTFQGRPRQVQVMHSGQDRAVDSAQFFAASLAENAPAMAAAALPPAVVDRYQLYFHKLSAATDAVADGNATHTAVLAASQAYQRYAAATDAAGFGAEAAAKVAAARATPEARAAARAVLERLFTPAFVDKVEAGTYTFSNNSTRTYTSADGRFTNTLKGDGKTRIQGTVDAAALIYELYIIAPALRAEAGVDFDAYMPLAQAHVFAYLQDIDDFYGKGPAATEYAGVTTAIADGLLQDFFGEAERIAQGQLDRVARLRFSHAEVLIPFIARLGLAAGSTPVPRAQTFTYASNPWRGATVSPMATNVQWVVVRNGAGTVLVKMLFDEQEADFPAACDGARYAGSAHYYELRGLEACYRL, encoded by the coding sequence ATGCCTGCTTCTTCCTTTCGCCTGACCCTTTCCCTCGCGGCCACCGCGCTGTGCCTTGCAGCGTGTGGCGGAGGAGGCGGCGACGGCGACCCGGCCCCGGCGGTTGCCGCGGGCGACTACGCCACCAAGACCGCCTACCAGCCCCGCCAGCCGCTCGGCAGCTACGAGCCGCCGCCCGCGGGCTTCGCCAAGGTGTATACCGAGCTGGTGGCCCGCCACGGCAGCCGCGGCCTGTCGGCGATGAAGTACGACGACGCCGTGCTGAACCTGTGGACGCGCGCCCAGGCCGATGGCGCGCTGACGCCGCTGGGCCGCCAGATGGGCGCCGATGTCGAGAGGATCATGCGCGCCAACTTCCTGCTGGGCTGGGGCGTGGCGGGCATCGGCACGCCGGGCTACGGCAACCTCACCCAGGTGGGCATCGCCGAGCACCGGGGCCTGGCCGCGCGCCTGGCGCAGCGCGATCCCGAGCTGTTCGCCGGCGACACCTTTCAGGGCCGGCCGCGGCAGGTGCAGGTGATGCACTCGGGGCAGGACCGGGCAGTGGACAGCGCGCAGTTCTTCGCCGCTTCCCTGGCCGAGAACGCACCGGCCATGGCCGCCGCCGCCCTACCGCCGGCGGTGGTCGACCGCTACCAGCTGTACTTCCACAAGCTCTCGGCCGCCACCGATGCGGTGGCCGATGGCAATGCCACGCACACGGCTGTGCTGGCCGCCAGCCAGGCCTACCAGCGCTATGCCGCGGCCACGGACGCGGCGGGCTTCGGCGCCGAGGCCGCGGCCAAGGTGGCCGCCGCCCGGGCCACGCCCGAGGCCCGCGCCGCCGCGCGCGCCGTGCTGGAGCGTCTCTTCACGCCGGCCTTCGTGGACAAAGTGGAGGCGGGCACCTACACCTTCTCCAATAACAGCACGCGCACCTACACCAGCGCCGACGGCCGCTTCACCAACACGCTCAAGGGCGACGGGAAGACCCGTATCCAGGGCACCGTGGATGCCGCAGCGCTGATCTACGAGCTCTACATCATCGCTCCGGCCCTGCGCGCCGAGGCGGGTGTGGACTTCGACGCCTACATGCCGCTGGCGCAGGCCCACGTCTTCGCCTACCTCCAGGACATCGACGATTTTTACGGCAAGGGGCCGGCGGCCACCGAATACGCGGGCGTCACCACCGCCATCGCCGACGGCCTGCTCCAGGACTTCTTCGGCGAGGCCGAGCGCATCGCACAGGGGCAGCTCGATCGCGTGGCGCGCCTGCGCTTCAGCCATGCCGAGGTGCTGATCCCGTTCATCGCGCGGCTCGGGCTGGCGGCAGGCTCCACCCCCGTGCCGCGCGCGCAGACCTTCACCTACGCCAGCAACCCCTGGCGCGGCGCCACCGTCTCACCCATGGCCACCAATGTGCAATGGGTCGTGGTGCGCAACGGCGCGGGCACGGTGCTGGTGAAGATGCTGTTCGACGAGCAGGAGGCGGACTTCCCCGCGGCCTGCGACGGCGCCCGCTACGCCGGCAGCGCGCACTACTATGAACTGCGCGGGCTGGAGGCGTGCTACCGGCTCTGA
- a CDS encoding glutathione S-transferase family protein: MIDLYHCMSARSFRPLWALEELQLPYRLHMLPFPPRALARSYLQENPLGTVPLLVHGGGAEGSSHAVRMTESAAICQYLAALHPAAGLDVAPGDPAYGAYLNWLHMGEATLTFPQTLLLRYGRFETPERLQPQVVTDYTRWFLARLRAVEAAVATGPWLCGDRFTAADVSVGYALLLATHLDLADQWGDATRAYWQRLQERPGYQRALAAQRTAALAQGVSCVPSPDTQP; the protein is encoded by the coding sequence ATGATCGATCTGTACCACTGCATGAGCGCACGCTCGTTCCGCCCGCTGTGGGCGCTGGAAGAACTGCAGCTGCCCTACCGCCTGCACATGCTGCCCTTTCCGCCCCGCGCGCTGGCCCGCAGCTACCTGCAGGAGAACCCGCTGGGCACCGTGCCGCTGCTGGTGCACGGCGGCGGCGCCGAAGGCAGCAGCCATGCCGTGCGGATGACCGAGTCGGCGGCCATCTGCCAGTACCTGGCCGCACTGCATCCGGCCGCGGGCCTGGACGTGGCGCCCGGCGACCCGGCCTACGGCGCCTATCTGAACTGGTTGCACATGGGCGAGGCCACGCTCACCTTTCCCCAGACCCTGCTGCTGCGCTACGGCCGCTTCGAGACGCCCGAGCGCCTGCAGCCCCAGGTGGTGACCGATTACACGCGCTGGTTCCTGGCGCGGCTGCGCGCGGTGGAGGCCGCCGTGGCCACCGGGCCGTGGCTGTGCGGTGACCGATTCACCGCCGCGGATGTGTCGGTGGGCTACGCGCTGCTGCTGGCCACGCACCTGGACCTGGCCGACCAGTGGGGCGACGCCACACGCGCCTACTGGCAGCGCCTGCAGGAGCGGCCCGGCTACCAGCGTGCGCTGGCCGCGCAGCGGACGGCCGCCCTGGCGCAGGGCGTGTCGTGCGTACCGTCGCCCGATACGCAGCCGTGA